Proteins encoded by one window of Brevibacterium atlanticum:
- a CDS encoding ABC transporter ATP-binding protein, producing MTTGLPMPIARLREVSKIFDPSGAAVTALNRVSLDIAPARLTAVMGPSGSGKSTLMHVLAGLDRPTEGTVHLGEQEITDLRDDELTALRRRRIGFVFQAFNLVPTLSVKENIRLPFDLDDRKPNAEEREWISTVVARLGLGDRLKHRPGELSGGQQQRTAIARALATRPDILFADEPTGNLDGRSGREVMAILSDAVRDFGQSIVLVTHDPLVAAHADRVIFIADGTPVTELNETISAEAISQAMLDLDERAEAADRDHSAAAGPDERAAAAGSRR from the coding sequence ATGACAACCGGCTTGCCGATGCCCATCGCCCGACTCCGTGAGGTCTCGAAGATCTTCGATCCCTCAGGCGCCGCGGTCACCGCGCTCAACCGGGTCAGCCTCGACATCGCACCGGCGCGCCTGACCGCTGTGATGGGTCCCTCCGGGTCCGGCAAGTCGACCCTCATGCACGTCCTCGCCGGACTCGACCGCCCTACCGAAGGCACCGTCCACCTCGGCGAGCAGGAGATCACCGATCTGCGCGACGACGAGCTCACCGCCTTGCGCAGGCGTCGGATCGGCTTCGTCTTCCAAGCGTTCAACCTCGTCCCTACGCTCAGCGTCAAGGAGAACATCCGGCTGCCCTTCGACCTCGACGACCGGAAGCCGAACGCCGAAGAACGCGAGTGGATCTCCACCGTCGTCGCCCGCCTCGGACTCGGCGACCGGCTCAAGCACCGACCGGGCGAACTCTCCGGAGGCCAGCAGCAGCGCACCGCCATCGCCCGCGCGCTGGCCACCCGCCCCGACATCCTCTTCGCCGACGAACCGACCGGCAACCTCGACGGCCGATCGGGACGCGAAGTCATGGCGATCCTCTCCGACGCCGTCCGCGACTTCGGACAGTCGATCGTGCTTGTCACCCATGACCCGCTCGTCGCCGCCCACGCCGACCGCGTCATCTTCATCGCCGACGGCACCCCCGTCACCGAACTGAACGAGACGATCAGCGCCGAGGCGATCTCGCAGGCGATGCTCGACCTCGACGAACGCGCCGAGGCGGCCGATCGTGATCATTCAGCCGCGGCCGGACCCGACGAACGTGCCGCGGCGGCGGGGAGCCGCCGATGA
- a CDS encoding ABC transporter permease, with protein sequence MNPLREIRANPGQFFPSVLVVFIAALFGTVIMQGIAILTAWLTSAKIIAESTNAQNLLSVVGYVFFLIALFVSAIVIANTFSIIVAGRSRQLALLRLIGASAKRLRRAASVEGLLISVPSAVLAFAASTALSWATLSYLGERVTTEVGLLDPVMVVPALATIVVTWLSAYLGAYRITRISPIEATSQAVERRLEDARASLGALTATLLLLTMGLTFLISAVVGAGSQRLSIMGVLLVALGAVLTFLGIIVGHPWILPPVQSVIGRLLGRTAVSRLAAKTIAQHPTRNARTVIGLVIGITLIVMFATAMTTFRDQIVAYARSFGEEGWNGLEDALAEVVDKTMLFFLGLILFSVIIAVIGVANALMLSVRQRTQEIGLLRALGQTPKRVRRMIAAEGLQLSLTACVIAVPLGIAYGWIGALTLLSPLLGLFAPSVPWWVIIAVAGGSLVAVLAASRGPARAATSISPVEALEAV encoded by the coding sequence ATGAATCCGCTGCGAGAGATCCGGGCCAACCCGGGGCAGTTCTTCCCCAGCGTCCTCGTCGTCTTCATCGCCGCACTCTTCGGCACCGTCATCATGCAGGGCATCGCGATCCTCACCGCCTGGCTGACCTCGGCGAAGATCATCGCCGAATCGACCAACGCGCAGAACCTGCTGTCCGTCGTCGGCTACGTCTTCTTCCTCATCGCCCTCTTCGTCTCCGCCATCGTCATCGCCAACACGTTCTCGATCATCGTCGCCGGTCGCAGCCGGCAGCTCGCGCTGCTGCGCCTCATCGGCGCTTCGGCGAAGCGGCTGCGGCGGGCCGCCTCGGTGGAGGGTCTGCTCATCTCCGTACCCAGCGCGGTCCTCGCATTCGCCGCCTCGACGGCTCTGTCGTGGGCGACGTTGAGCTACCTCGGCGAACGGGTCACCACTGAGGTCGGTCTCCTCGACCCGGTGATGGTCGTGCCCGCACTCGCCACCATCGTCGTGACGTGGCTGTCGGCGTATCTGGGGGCCTACCGGATCACGCGGATCTCGCCGATCGAGGCCACCTCGCAGGCCGTCGAACGCCGTCTGGAGGATGCCCGTGCCTCACTCGGGGCACTGACCGCCACACTGCTCCTGCTGACCATGGGCCTGACCTTCCTCATCAGCGCCGTCGTCGGCGCCGGATCGCAGCGGCTGTCCATCATGGGCGTCCTCCTCGTCGCCCTCGGCGCGGTGCTGACATTCCTCGGCATCATCGTCGGCCACCCCTGGATCCTGCCGCCGGTGCAGTCGGTCATCGGTCGGCTGCTCGGCCGCACTGCGGTGTCCCGGCTCGCGGCGAAGACGATCGCCCAGCATCCGACGCGCAACGCCCGCACGGTCATCGGACTCGTCATCGGCATCACGCTCATCGTCATGTTCGCCACCGCCATGACCACCTTCCGCGATCAGATCGTCGCCTACGCCCGCTCCTTCGGTGAGGAAGGGTGGAACGGCCTCGAGGACGCTCTGGCCGAGGTCGTCGACAAGACGATGCTGTTCTTCCTCGGCCTCATCCTCTTCTCCGTCATCATCGCCGTCATCGGGGTCGCGAACGCCCTCATGCTCTCCGTGCGGCAGCGCACCCAGGAGATCGGCCTGCTCAGGGCGCTCGGCCAGACGCCGAAACGCGTGCGCCGGATGATCGCCGCCGAAGGCCTGCAGCTGAGCCTGACCGCGTGCGTGATCGCCGTGCCCTTGGGCATCGCCTACGGGTGGATCGGGGCGCTGACCCTGCTGTCGCCGCTGCTGGGACTCTTCGCCCCATCCGTGCCCTGGTGGGTCATCATCGCCGTCGCCGGCGGCAGCCTCGTCGCCGTCCTCGCCGCCAGCCGCGGACCGGCCCGCGCGGCGACGTCGATCAGCCCGGTCGAAGCCCTCGAAGCCGTGTGA